A region of uncultured Acidilobus sp. JCHS DNA encodes the following proteins:
- a CDS encoding putative transcriptional regulator, contains C-terminal CBS domain codes for MMPMSKRPRATIRISPRANIVSGPSVRKAEVYRYLRVDAEPNWSQRVKEKEGEIMTIASRPPVTITFTSPIISAVELMYKRRVRGLVVVDARGALKGTVTAMDFIGYLGGSSYNIVRERHGGDIYRALNSETVESIMNPTPVYVLSNARITDALRVMVLNGIGFLPIIDKQGLPQGVVTEHDLVRHLVNKEISIKVTDVMTSNLVVTYSDDSIKRAAQLMSLYGFRRLPVVSREEGTIVGVVSALDIVSYFGSHTAFSVITGRNIEEALSTKVTEVMSKDIYTIKDSEDVSAAAELMNKLNTNSLIVIDEAGEAKGIITERDVLLALSLR; via the coding sequence GTGATGCCCATGAGCAAGAGGCCTCGCGCCACAATAAGGATCTCCCCTAGGGCTAACATAGTGAGCGGTCCCTCGGTCAGGAAGGCTGAGGTCTACCGCTACCTTAGGGTTGACGCCGAGCCGAACTGGAGCCAGAGGGTGAAGGAGAAGGAGGGCGAGATAATGACTATAGCGTCAAGGCCTCCGGTAACGATAACTTTCACTAGTCCCATTATCAGCGCTGTGGAGCTCATGTATAAGAGGAGGGTCCGTGGCCTCGTAGTAGTTGACGCTAGGGGCGCGCTAAAGGGAACGGTCACGGCGATGGACTTCATAGGTTACCTTGGAGGTTCCTCTTATAACATTGTGCGAGAGCGCCATGGGGGTGACATATATAGAGCGCTTAACTCTGAGACCGTAGAGTCCATAATGAACCCAACGCCAGTCTATGTCTTAAGCAACGCCAGGATAACAGACGCCTTGAGAGTCATGGTGCTCAATGGCATAGGCTTCCTGCCTATTATTGACAAGCAGGGGTTGCCCCAAGGCGTTGTGACAGAGCACGACCTTGTTAGGCACCTAGTGAACAAGGAGATCAGCATTAAGGTAACCGATGTTATGACCTCAAACCTCGTCGTGACGTACAGCGACGATAGCATAAAGAGGGCTGCGCAGCTTATGTCGCTTTACGGCTTTAGGAGGCTTCCGGTGGTATCAAGGGAGGAGGGAACAATAGTTGGCGTAGTGAGCGCGCTCGACATAGTGTCCTACTTCGGCTCCCATACCGCTTTCAGCGTAATAACGGGCCGTAACATCGAGGAGGCGCTCTCAACTAAGGTCACAGAGGTGATGTCCAAGGACATCTATACTATAAAGGACTCTGAGGACGTCAGCGCCGCGGCAGAGCTAATGAACAAGCTTAACACTAACAGCCTTATAGTGATTGACGAGGCCGGTGAGGCCAAGGGTATAATAACGGAAAGGGACGTCCTTCTTGCCCTCTCCCTGAGGTGA
- a CDS encoding CBS-domain-containing membrane protein, which produces MAYARNLMFKKDVGRLVVVDRSEKPVGIITMADVVEAVTGVNYAKTLDEIKVSEAMSKDLVTISPSRSIKAAAHLMIKHKIGGLPVVGKEDKLVGIITRTDLVRAYGDKYAGELKVSDIMRSEFPKARPTHSIFYVIKLMEADPAKKVVITDDEGRLLGVIAEKDVALAYIPMQVLASRGKDRYLRRKVVDALKDKIVSLRSYLVPTAEDIMTKDPITASPNDEAADVAKTMAKERIGCIPVVDEGNKVVGIVTKYDYVALVARAL; this is translated from the coding sequence TTGGCCTACGCAAGGAACCTCATGTTTAAGAAGGACGTCGGCAGGCTCGTTGTAGTGGACCGGTCAGAGAAGCCCGTAGGCATAATTACTATGGCCGACGTAGTGGAGGCCGTAACAGGAGTCAACTACGCTAAGACGCTGGACGAGATAAAGGTCTCTGAAGCTATGTCCAAGGACCTTGTGACTATAAGCCCCTCTAGGTCAATTAAGGCCGCTGCCCATCTCATGATCAAGCACAAGATAGGGGGTCTGCCGGTTGTAGGCAAGGAGGACAAGCTTGTTGGCATCATAACGAGGACAGACCTGGTCAGGGCCTATGGAGATAAGTACGCAGGAGAGCTCAAGGTGAGCGATATAATGAGGTCAGAGTTCCCGAAGGCCAGGCCAACGCACTCTATATTTTATGTTATCAAGTTAATGGAAGCGGATCCGGCTAAGAAGGTCGTTATAACGGACGACGAGGGGAGACTGCTTGGGGTCATCGCGGAGAAGGACGTGGCCTTAGCCTACATACCCATGCAGGTCCTTGCCTCGCGAGGTAAGGACCGGTATCTCAGAAGGAAGGTTGTTGACGCGCTTAAGGATAAGATAGTGAGCCTGAGAAGCTACCTAGTCCCCACGGCTGAGGACATCATGACGAAGGACCCCATAACTGCTTCGCCGAACGATGAAGCCGCTGATGTAGCGAAGACCATGGCGAAGGAGAGAATAGGGTGCATCCCAGTAGTTGACGAGGGAAACAAGGTCGTAGGCATAGTCACGAAGTACGATTATGTAGCGCTTGTGGCAAGGGCGCTTTAG
- a CDS encoding putative Fe-S oxidoreductase, which translates to MAVTQVTKANNASLTVLPSPARLIRENNAGYVEIAERKIPIGGPIPPLREGEKHLNFTTSLCPVCMRLLPARVFERDGKVYIRKICPEHGEFEELYYGDAELYHKMMKYEETGHGTGKVKAYVQLTAPCPFNCGLCAMHENHTALVNIVVTNRCNLSCYYCFFYAEKAGYVYEPTIEQIRYQIRQVKKQGFTLAVQLTGGEPTMRDDLVDIVKMLREEGVRHIQLNTEGIKFAEMYFNDPASAINYAKQLREAGVNTVYLSFDGVTPKANPKNHWEIPYIFEVFRKSNMTSVVLVPTLIKNMNFNEMSLILKFAGKNMDIVRAVNFQPVSLTGQLKKSEREKMRVTIADAINGIEEQTEGQISKNTWYPIPVAAKFAKFIEAAVGGEQFCMANHPMCGAANYVFVERGPDGIPTRFVPLADFFDVEGFIEYLDEQRFNLEDSRFKKLALVKGLIDLRKFVDEEKMPKELSFSKLLRSVLIKRSYEALGELHYKMLFIGMMHFMDLYNYDVERVRRCNIHYTLPDGRVVPFCAFNVLESLYRDYVQAKYKKAELSKDATKTFNPGEKYDRSKYILRIRKDPLYIEAYKGFLF; encoded by the coding sequence TTGGCCGTAACGCAGGTGACCAAAGCTAATAACGCGTCCTTGACCGTGCTTCCGTCGCCAGCGAGGCTTATCAGAGAGAATAACGCTGGCTACGTTGAGATAGCCGAGAGGAAGATCCCCATAGGGGGTCCTATACCACCCCTGAGGGAGGGGGAGAAGCACCTTAACTTCACAACAAGCCTATGTCCTGTCTGTATGAGGCTGCTGCCCGCAAGGGTCTTCGAGAGGGATGGCAAAGTATACATAAGGAAGATCTGTCCAGAGCACGGGGAGTTCGAGGAGCTTTACTACGGCGATGCCGAGCTTTACCATAAGATGATGAAGTATGAGGAGACAGGTCATGGCACAGGCAAGGTTAAGGCCTACGTCCAGCTGACGGCCCCCTGCCCGTTCAACTGCGGCCTCTGCGCCATGCATGAGAACCACACAGCCCTCGTCAATATAGTTGTGACTAACAGGTGCAACCTGAGCTGCTACTACTGCTTCTTCTACGCCGAGAAGGCGGGCTACGTCTATGAGCCCACGATTGAGCAGATCAGGTACCAGATAAGGCAGGTCAAGAAGCAGGGGTTCACGCTGGCCGTGCAGCTGACGGGCGGCGAGCCCACCATGAGGGACGACCTGGTCGACATAGTTAAGATGTTGAGGGAGGAGGGAGTCCGCCACATACAGCTCAACACCGAGGGCATAAAGTTCGCCGAGATGTATTTCAACGACCCAGCCTCCGCCATAAACTACGCTAAGCAGCTCAGGGAGGCCGGCGTCAACACTGTCTACCTCAGCTTTGACGGCGTGACCCCTAAGGCCAACCCCAAGAACCACTGGGAGATACCCTACATCTTTGAGGTATTCAGGAAGTCCAACATGACGAGCGTGGTCCTCGTGCCGACCCTTATAAAGAACATGAACTTCAACGAGATGAGCCTCATACTCAAGTTCGCAGGAAAGAACATGGACATAGTGAGGGCGGTCAACTTCCAGCCCGTGAGCCTCACGGGGCAGCTAAAGAAGAGCGAGAGGGAGAAGATGAGAGTCACGATAGCGGACGCCATAAATGGTATCGAGGAACAGACGGAGGGCCAGATAAGCAAGAACACCTGGTATCCGATACCTGTCGCGGCCAAGTTCGCTAAGTTCATAGAGGCGGCCGTAGGCGGCGAGCAATTCTGCATGGCCAACCACCCCATGTGTGGGGCAGCCAACTACGTCTTTGTTGAGAGAGGCCCAGACGGCATACCTACCAGGTTCGTTCCGCTCGCCGACTTCTTTGACGTTGAGGGCTTCATAGAGTACCTTGACGAGCAGAGGTTCAACTTGGAGGACTCGAGATTCAAGAAGCTCGCGCTCGTAAAGGGGCTCATAGACCTCAGGAAGTTCGTGGACGAGGAGAAGATGCCGAAGGAGCTGAGCTTTTCAAAGCTCCTCAGGAGCGTCCTTATAAAGAGGAGCTATGAGGCGCTAGGAGAGCTTCACTACAAGATGCTCTTCATAGGCATGATGCACTTCATGGACCTCTACAACTATGACGTTGAGAGGGTGAGGCGCTGTAACATACACTACACGCTCCCTGACGGAAGGGTTGTGCCGTTCTGCGCGTTCAACGTTCTTGAGAGCCTGTACAGGGACTACGTACAGGCCAAGTACAAGAAGGCCGAGCTGTCAAAAGACGCTACGAAGACCTTCAACCCTGGCGAGAAGTATGATAGGTCAAAGTATATACTGAGGATCAGGAAGGACCCGCTTTACATCGAGGCCTACAAGGGCTTCCTGTTCTAA
- a CDS encoding putative RNA-binding protein of the translin family, producing the protein MGAVSGAEVSDVIANIERSVQEADEYLRRLDAAREEAVKVSRDVIRYSGFSITYLHQGDINKASEALGECERLVRRLIESASPYPELLHSGLVYNAVSEYVEAKVFFSLMTHAKVPSFKELGVDPVPYLQGLADVVGELRRHALDSVAKENLEEAWRALAIMETIHNALKSLDYPDSVLPNVRHKVDVARALIDSTKALLVDVQSRERLMKSMGKA; encoded by the coding sequence GTGGGCGCCGTGAGCGGCGCAGAGGTCAGCGATGTAATTGCGAACATAGAGAGGTCCGTGCAGGAAGCTGACGAGTACCTGAGGAGGCTAGACGCGGCAAGGGAGGAGGCTGTTAAGGTCAGTCGCGACGTAATAAGGTACAGCGGCTTCAGCATAACCTATTTGCATCAGGGTGACATCAATAAGGCCTCTGAGGCCTTAGGCGAGTGCGAGAGGCTTGTGAGGAGGCTAATAGAGTCAGCGTCCCCATATCCTGAGCTCCTTCACTCAGGCCTCGTCTACAACGCCGTCAGCGAGTACGTTGAGGCTAAGGTGTTCTTCTCATTAATGACGCACGCAAAGGTCCCATCATTTAAGGAGCTGGGCGTTGACCCAGTTCCATACCTTCAGGGGCTTGCTGACGTCGTTGGCGAGCTGAGGAGACACGCACTGGACAGCGTAGCTAAGGAGAACCTGGAGGAGGCCTGGAGAGCCTTGGCGATCATGGAGACCATACACAATGCCCTAAAGAGCCTTGACTACCCTGACTCGGTGCTTCCTAACGTAAGGCACAAGGTTGACGTCGCGAGGGCCCTGATAGACAGCACTAAGGCGTTATTGGTGGACGTACAGTCCCGTGAGAGGCTCATGAAGTCTATGGGCAAGGCCTAG
- a CDS encoding Ribosomal protein L40E, whose product MPVTDPELVKIVQERVFNVLICRKCGAHNPPGATKCRRCHSKDLRPKRKELAKIKAA is encoded by the coding sequence ATGCCTGTCACGGACCCTGAGCTGGTTAAGATAGTTCAGGAGAGGGTGTTCAACGTGCTAATATGCCGCAAGTGTGGAGCCCATAACCCGCCTGGAGCCACGAAGTGCAGAAGGTGTCATAGTAAGGACCTCAGGCCGAAGAGGAAGGAGCTGGCCAAGATCAAGGCGGCCTGA
- a CDS encoding Ribosomal protein L20A (L18A) — MGEAEIKVFEIKGLMMLSHDSFPTWHKFTVYVRALREQDALEKVFSELGSRHKLKRKHIRIEYIRAVSPEEVDDARVLALSQATRVS, encoded by the coding sequence ATGGGGGAGGCTGAAATCAAGGTATTTGAGATAAAGGGGCTGATGATGCTTTCGCACGACAGCTTTCCAACGTGGCATAAGTTCACCGTTTACGTAAGGGCCCTCAGGGAGCAGGACGCCTTAGAGAAGGTCTTTTCGGAGCTGGGAAGTCGCCATAAGCTCAAGAGAAAACACATAAGGATAGAGTACATCAGGGCAGTTAGCCCTGAGGAAGTTGACGACGCGAGGGTGCTGGCGCTTTCGCAGGCTACAAGGGTGAGTTAA
- a CDS encoding CBS-domain-containing membrane protein, translating into MTVTAPTQRKEVLNQLLGLPISSIFDKASISAKVSDDTSVTFVRKLMREKGYRSIAVIKAETGKFVGMITRGDVLMVSSSKSEATAGSLAVAPPLVLQPSLTVSRALDMMLGYDMWETPVTEGDKFLGFFSLGDVIRVLVQKYPEVLKEKTVSDYMTSDPVSALADDSVAKIWRKMVELRYAGLPVIDGDGRLIGMITQYDLLAKGYTRIHLESESGAAKGPRVRDAMTRPPSYVLPWSKLIDAADLMVTRGYGRVPVVNSVRDLKLIGIVDREDVIKVLR; encoded by the coding sequence ATGACTGTGACGGCTCCTACCCAGAGGAAGGAGGTCCTTAATCAGCTGTTGGGGCTCCCTATATCTAGTATATTTGACAAGGCTTCGATCTCAGCTAAGGTATCTGACGACACGAGCGTGACCTTCGTTAGGAAGTTGATGAGGGAAAAGGGGTATAGGAGCATTGCTGTAATCAAGGCTGAGACAGGGAAGTTCGTTGGCATGATCACTAGAGGGGATGTTCTTATGGTCTCCTCATCAAAGAGCGAGGCCACAGCGGGGTCTCTGGCGGTCGCTCCGCCGCTGGTCCTTCAGCCTTCCTTAACAGTGTCAAGAGCCTTGGACATGATGTTAGGCTACGATATGTGGGAGACCCCCGTAACGGAAGGGGACAAGTTCTTGGGGTTCTTCTCATTAGGTGACGTAATAAGGGTCCTCGTTCAGAAGTACCCCGAGGTCTTAAAGGAGAAGACGGTGAGTGATTACATGACTTCTGACCCCGTGTCAGCCCTGGCTGATGACTCGGTCGCGAAGATATGGAGGAAGATGGTCGAGCTTAGGTATGCAGGATTACCCGTCATAGACGGCGACGGGAGGCTCATAGGTATGATAACACAGTACGACCTCTTGGCCAAGGGCTACACGAGGATCCACCTGGAGAGCGAGTCTGGGGCCGCTAAGGGGCCTCGGGTCAGAGACGCTATGACTAGGCCTCCGAGCTACGTCCTGCCCTGGTCGAAGCTCATTGATGCAGCAGATCTCATGGTTACAAGGGGCTATGGCAGGGTGCCAGTTGTTAATAGCGTGAGGGATCTCAAGCTTATAGGTATAGTTGACAGAGAGGACGTAATTAAGGTGCTGAGGTGA
- a CDS encoding DNA-directed RNA polymerase, subunit E'', producing the protein MPTRAPVRRVSLKACKSCGALVPRNVNVCPVCGGTAFVDEWEGVAIILDNSELAKRLKASYKGTFAIKVAGTYVFK; encoded by the coding sequence ATGCCAACGAGGGCCCCTGTCAGGAGGGTTTCACTTAAGGCGTGCAAGAGCTGCGGGGCTTTAGTGCCAAGGAATGTCAACGTTTGCCCCGTATGCGGCGGCACCGCGTTCGTTGACGAGTGGGAGGGCGTAGCTATAATACTTGACAACTCTGAGCTAGCCAAGAGGCTTAAGGCAAGCTATAAGGGGACCTTTGCTATTAAGGTAGCCGGGACCTATGTCTTCAAGTAG
- a CDS encoding prefoldin, archaeal alpha subunit/eukaryotic subunit 5: MSESSRGRAVTLDELVAQLDIIRAEAARLRDLLNQLMTERDLIVRAKEGIDAMIRSNPDSPILFPLSTGLVALVEAKPESRNKVIVHLGAEVYAKVDASEGLKLLAEEEGEINKAINEVAKRLSEVESLQSQYESVIQQALAAAQARQRAQGK; encoded by the coding sequence TTGTCCGAGAGCTCCAGAGGCAGAGCCGTGACGCTTGACGAGCTGGTTGCCCAGCTGGACATAATCAGGGCTGAGGCCGCCAGGCTTAGGGACCTCCTGAACCAGCTGATGACAGAGAGGGACCTCATAGTGAGGGCTAAGGAAGGCATAGACGCCATGATCAGGTCTAACCCAGACAGCCCTATACTCTTCCCGCTTTCGACAGGTCTTGTCGCGCTTGTAGAGGCGAAGCCAGAGTCCAGGAACAAAGTCATAGTGCACCTCGGGGCTGAAGTCTATGCAAAGGTCGACGCCTCAGAGGGCCTGAAGCTCCTGGCCGAGGAAGAAGGGGAGATAAACAAAGCCATAAATGAAGTTGCTAAGCGGTTAAGCGAGGTTGAAAGCCTGCAGAGCCAATACGAGTCTGTCATACAACAGGCCTTGGCAGCAGCGCAGGCCCGACAGAGAGCCCAGGGTAAGTAA
- a CDS encoding Thioredoxin domain-containing protein has translation MSTGDAWLELAKALNERASLLEKVLKEFIVDVTSSNLQDIIGVNKVVFLYFTAEWCGPCVTFYKTYRDVAVENLAPGVAYGKVDVDAAYSVADKYKVRHIPSILILVDGKVMDTVVGSVSKSELERKVKAYVAMAKQ, from the coding sequence ATGTCCACAGGCGATGCTTGGCTTGAGCTCGCAAAGGCCCTTAACGAAAGGGCCTCCCTGCTCGAAAAGGTACTAAAGGAGTTCATAGTGGACGTAACTTCGTCAAACCTTCAGGACATCATAGGTGTGAACAAGGTCGTGTTCCTGTACTTCACGGCCGAGTGGTGCGGCCCCTGCGTCACGTTCTATAAGACCTACAGGGACGTCGCTGTTGAGAACCTAGCACCCGGTGTAGCCTATGGGAAGGTTGACGTTGACGCTGCCTACAGCGTGGCAGACAAGTACAAGGTAAGGCACATACCATCAATACTTATACTTGTCGATGGTAAGGTCATGGATACAGTGGTCGGGTCCGTCTCTAAGTCAGAGCTTGAGAGAAAGGTCAAGGCGTATGTCGCGATGGCCAAGCAGTGA
- a CDS encoding signal recognition particle-docking protein FtsY translates to MFDKFKEALGRFVSNVKEKIETKEVKPEDLEGPLEELVLGLVDAGVAYDAAASIAESLKKGLIGKRVSRGSNAEDLVKEALQEALIKELSLTGPDIVSEAKSACSSGKPYVIAFFGVNGVGKTTTIAKVAKYLKDHGVSCLIVAADTFRAGAQEQLKVHAERLGVPFLGGPYGSDPASVAYNAIASAQRRGICAVLLDTAGRMHIDVDLMNELKKVVKVAKPHLKVLVVDSLTGNDAVEQARTFNDNIGVDAVIVTKVDADAKGGTIVSVVSTIKRPVIFVGIGQGYEDLESLDVKKFVSTLISGL, encoded by the coding sequence GTGTTCGATAAGTTCAAGGAGGCTCTGGGCAGGTTCGTCTCTAATGTCAAGGAGAAGATAGAAACTAAGGAGGTTAAGCCAGAGGACCTCGAGGGTCCACTCGAAGAGCTGGTCCTTGGGCTAGTGGACGCTGGCGTGGCCTATGACGCTGCCGCTTCAATAGCCGAGTCGCTCAAGAAAGGCCTTATTGGCAAGCGGGTGTCCAGGGGTTCCAATGCTGAGGACCTGGTTAAGGAGGCCCTCCAGGAAGCCCTAATTAAAGAGCTGTCCCTGACAGGACCTGACATAGTCTCTGAGGCGAAGAGCGCCTGCTCCTCAGGCAAGCCCTACGTGATAGCCTTCTTCGGCGTTAACGGCGTTGGCAAGACCACAACGATAGCTAAGGTTGCCAAGTACCTGAAGGACCACGGGGTCAGCTGCCTGATAGTGGCCGCTGACACCTTCAGGGCTGGCGCCCAAGAACAGCTTAAGGTCCACGCCGAGAGGCTAGGCGTTCCGTTTCTCGGAGGCCCTTATGGATCTGACCCGGCCAGCGTGGCCTATAACGCCATAGCGTCTGCCCAGAGAAGGGGGATCTGCGCAGTTCTGCTTGACACGGCTGGCAGAATGCACATAGATGTGGACCTGATGAACGAGCTTAAGAAAGTTGTTAAAGTAGCTAAGCCCCACCTAAAGGTTCTCGTCGTGGACTCGCTCACAGGAAACGACGCAGTCGAGCAGGCCCGGACGTTTAACGATAACATAGGCGTTGACGCGGTCATAGTCACTAAGGTCGACGCCGATGCGAAGGGCGGAACGATAGTCTCCGTTGTCTCTACCATAAAGAGGCCAGTGATATTCGTGGGCATAGGCCAGGGGTATGAGGACCTAGAGAGCCTTGACGTCAAAAAATTCGTGTCGACGCTGATTAGCGGCCTCTAA
- a CDS encoding putative Fe-S protein PflX, pyruvate formate lyase-like activating protein, with protein MSLKDLWISKYLKDDLPWYFAVADNEKPAKFLIADRVPVDFSDDDNVDALWSRFFRAEQEFLRLWSDVRYNDEDITKLERPQRSLLDLMSAIARKTLERCTFCEWKCRVDRTRPKLLGACMLDTTTRVASYFHHHGEELVFRGVLGSGTIFFTSCNMRCAFCQNSDISRDRFNGAVFTPNDLAFTMVKLRLEGVHNINLVGGEPTPHIHTIVDALRVVARQGLNVRPDSWDSVVQANSDFLYYPVSPSHALYRGLVNFPVLWNSNFYMTAEFTRFLRVIVDIWLPDFKFGNDKCAIRLARTPFYVRTVTRNLKLVHDWGEDMVIRHLVMPNHVECDTKPVLEWIAKNTPGVWVNIMDQYRPEAYADPTSPLYDLKYSDIARRPTDEEIRTAYEYAKQLGIKFDLISLERRYH; from the coding sequence TTGTCGCTGAAGGACCTGTGGATCTCGAAGTACCTAAAGGACGACCTGCCATGGTACTTCGCGGTGGCCGATAATGAGAAGCCGGCGAAGTTCCTGATAGCGGATAGGGTCCCTGTCGACTTCTCTGACGACGATAACGTAGACGCGCTTTGGTCCAGGTTCTTCAGGGCCGAGCAGGAGTTCCTAAGGCTGTGGTCTGACGTCAGGTACAACGACGAGGACATAACTAAGCTTGAAAGGCCTCAGAGATCCCTCCTAGACCTAATGTCAGCCATAGCCAGGAAGACCCTGGAGAGGTGTACCTTCTGCGAGTGGAAGTGCAGGGTTGATAGGACGAGGCCTAAGCTCCTAGGGGCCTGTATGCTTGACACTACGACCCGCGTCGCTTCGTACTTCCATCATCATGGCGAGGAGCTAGTGTTCAGGGGAGTCCTGGGCTCTGGCACCATATTCTTCACGTCATGTAATATGAGGTGCGCCTTCTGCCAGAACAGCGACATATCGAGGGACCGCTTCAACGGTGCCGTCTTCACCCCTAACGACCTGGCCTTCACTATGGTTAAGCTGAGGCTTGAGGGCGTTCACAACATAAACCTGGTTGGGGGCGAGCCGACGCCGCATATACACACCATAGTTGACGCGCTCAGAGTCGTTGCCAGGCAGGGCCTTAACGTCAGGCCTGACAGCTGGGACTCAGTGGTCCAGGCGAACAGCGACTTCCTTTACTACCCGGTCTCGCCCTCCCACGCCCTCTACAGGGGGCTCGTGAACTTCCCAGTGCTGTGGAACAGCAACTTCTACATGACCGCTGAGTTCACGAGGTTCCTCAGGGTCATAGTTGACATCTGGCTCCCCGACTTCAAGTTCGGTAACGATAAGTGCGCAATAAGACTTGCTAGGACCCCGTTCTACGTGAGGACGGTCACCCGTAACCTGAAGCTCGTCCATGACTGGGGTGAGGACATGGTAATTAGGCACCTCGTGATGCCTAACCACGTGGAGTGCGACACGAAGCCTGTCCTTGAGTGGATAGCGAAGAATACCCCAGGCGTGTGGGTGAACATAATGGATCAGTACAGGCCTGAGGCCTACGCTGACCCTACGTCCCCTCTCTACGACCTCAAGTACTCTGACATAGCGAGGAGGCCCACAGATGAGGAGATAAGGACCGCGTACGAATACGCCAAGCAGCTAGGCATAAAGTTCGATTTGATCAGCCTCGAGAGACGTTATCACTAA
- a CDS encoding Ribosomal protein S26, whose amino-acid sequence MLEATSMPKKRESRGRRKGDKGKARVIQCDNCGRLVPEDKAICVTRTYSPVDPQLAAELEKKGAIIPRYPVTKCYCISCAIHYGLVKIRAEEERKPKVNII is encoded by the coding sequence ATGCTAGAGGCGACAAGCATGCCCAAGAAGCGTGAGAGCAGAGGAAGAAGGAAGGGCGACAAGGGCAAGGCCAGGGTCATACAGTGCGACAACTGCGGAAGGCTGGTCCCAGAGGACAAGGCCATCTGCGTGACACGTACGTACAGCCCTGTGGACCCCCAGCTGGCAGCTGAGCTAGAGAAGAAGGGGGCCATAATACCCCGCTACCCTGTAACCAAGTGCTACTGCATAAGCTGTGCAATACACTATGGGCTCGTCAAGATAAGGGCTGAGGAGGAGCGTAAGCCCAAAGTGAACATAATTTGA
- a CDS encoding Pyrimidine reductase, riboflavin biosynthesis, translated as MRPYTIAFSTMTADGRIADDRGFSRLSCNEDFELLHSLRAWADGVMVGARTAILDNPSLTTRLAIGRSPIRVVLDGSLQVPPDLRVFEVPGRSVIITRRGHPRSKLEAYRSRGVIVIESGTPEGVNLTEALEELRERLGVKRLLVEGGGLTIYSLMKEGLLDELWITIAPYVFGAGTPIIGGPQTRSLGVRLYLTSYEVLCGGWVNLRYKVLGSGRS; from the coding sequence TTGAGGCCCTACACCATAGCGTTTTCAACGATGACGGCTGACGGCAGGATAGCTGACGACAGGGGCTTCTCAAGGCTTAGCTGTAATGAGGACTTTGAGCTCCTTCACAGTCTCAGGGCATGGGCTGACGGGGTCATGGTGGGAGCAAGGACGGCCATACTTGATAACCCCTCACTGACCACTAGGCTGGCTATAGGAAGGAGCCCCATCAGGGTGGTGCTCGACGGAAGCCTGCAGGTGCCGCCCGATCTGAGGGTATTCGAGGTACCGGGCCGCTCCGTCATCATAACGAGAAGAGGTCACCCACGGTCAAAGCTGGAGGCCTACAGGAGCAGGGGGGTCATTGTAATAGAGTCTGGGACGCCCGAGGGGGTTAACCTTACGGAGGCCTTAGAAGAGCTAAGGGAGAGGCTTGGGGTGAAGAGGCTGTTGGTTGAGGGCGGAGGCCTCACTATATACAGCCTCATGAAGGAGGGGCTCCTTGACGAGCTCTGGATCACCATCGCGCCTTACGTGTTTGGGGCTGGCACGCCAATAATAGGAGGCCCACAGACCAGGAGCCTGGGGGTCAGGCTCTACCTCACGTCCTATGAGGTTCTCTGCGGCGGCTGGGTCAACCTGAGGTACAAGGTTCTGGGTTCTGGGCGCTCTTAA